AGGCTAGAATTTGCGAAGAATCGGAAAGAGCAAAACATTATTTAGACGAATCTACCGAACCTCGAATAGTAGAAGTTGTAGAGgaagaattaattaaaattcataTGAAAACTATTGTAGAGGTACACTAAATTGTACAGGGTGTATACAAATATTGTGTCTTGATTATCATAGAAGAATTCTACACGTTTGTATCGGTGAAGATCTGTAAAAATATGTTGCCGCAGAATTGTCCTTAAATTTCAAGGTCAAGTCTTTTTTTTACAGATCTTCACCGATCCAAAAGCGTAGAATTCTCCCATGATAGTCGAGACACAACATTTTTATACACCCTGTACATTATAATAGCTCTTTGCTTTCTATGATGTTATATATCAGATTTCTTTCCTGTTACTTCTAGATGGAAAACAGTGGCGTAGTTCACATGCTTAAAAACCAAAAAACTGAAGATTTAGGTTGTATGTACAAATTATTTTCGAGAGTTTCGGCCGGATTGCGTACGGTATGCGATTGCGTCTCACAATTTCTCAAAGAACAAGGGCGTGCCATGGTTCAGGAGGAACACGAGTCTACAACAAATGCAGTATTGTACATTCAGAATTTGTTAGATCTAAAAGATCGTTTCGACCACTTCCTTCATTACTCGTTTAATAACGATAAGAATTACAAGCAAATGATTGCCTCTGATTTCGAATACTTCCTAAATTTAAATACGAAGAGTCCAGAGTATCTTTCGCTCTTTATCGACGACAAGCTGAAGAAGGGTGTCAAAGGGGTTAGTTCTGTAAACTGTAGTCCTATAGATAAGTACTCGGTAGAAAGAACTCTTGTATTACTCGAACAAACACAAGACAATGTGTCTCGTTGTTCCCATGATATTACCAAGAAAGTTAAAGGACTATACGTATTTTAGATGACAGAACAAGAAATAGAGGGTATTCTGGACAAAACCATGGTTCTGTTTCGATTCCTTCAAGAGAAAGACGTATTTGAACGGTACTATAAGCAGCACTTAGCTAAACGTCTTCTTTTAAACAAGTCTGTCTCTGATGACAGTGAGAAGAACATGATATCTAAACTTAAGGTAATTACTTTGTTCTTTGTCATTGATTTTGATCAAACGACGCATCCGACTAATTATCAATTTACCATAGACTGAATGTGGATGTCAGTTCACGTCCAAATTGGAGGGAATGTTCAAAGACATAACAGTCAGTAATACTATAATGGATGAATTTAAAGATCACGTCCTTACATCTAATGTAAGTTTTTATATTCGATCATACCTAGGATGATAATAAAGAACCACAGATACTAATACTGTTCGTGATAAAGGCAAAGTTGCACGGCGTTGACATAAGCGTCAGGGTTCTAACAACTGGTTTCTGGCCAACGCAATCGGCGACTCCAAAATGCAACATGCCATCCGCCCCACGAGACGCCTTCGATGCCTTCCGTCGTTTCTACCTTGCTAAACATAGCGGTCGACAGTTAACGTTACAGCCGCAATTAGGTCCGTTCATTTACAATTAGAATGTGTTACTTTCCAAGTAGTATAACGTTATGTACTTTTCTGCGTCTAGGTTCCGCAGATTTAAATGCTATGTTCCATGGACCACGAAGAGAAGAAAGCAGTTGCGCGGGATTGGACACACCATCCTCCTCCAGTTTGATTGGTAATGGAAGCGGAAGCGCCAACGGTAGTCTGTTAAGCCAGTACAGCATTAATTTTGCGAACACaaggaaacacataattcaagtATCCACTTATCAAATGTGTGTCCTAATGCTATTCAACAAAAGGGAGAGATTAACATATGAGGTCAGTTGGTAACCACTGAGTTGGTTCGTTCATCTCTATCTTATTTTCATCGACTCTGTGAAGTATCACGATACAATGTATGAAAACGTTGCGTAGGAAATTCAAGGTGAAACCGATATTCCAGAAAGAGACTTGGTTAGAGCATTGCAATCTCTCGCTATGGGTAAAGCTACGCAAAGAGTTTTGCTAAAGCATCCTCGTACGAAAGAAATAGAACCTACGCATTGTTTCTGTGTCAATGACAGCTTTACCAGTAAATTGCACAGGTATATCGAGCACATCCAAATCGTCTTATCAAAACTAAATCACTCATCTACGTAAAGAAATGTTTCTGAATCTATTCAATAATAATGTCCTTATTCCTGTATATTTTTCTAAAGAGTAAAAATACAAACGGTGGCAGCAAAAGGAGAATCAGAGCCAGAAAGAAGAGAGACACGTAACAAAGTCGACGAAGACAGGAAGCATGAGATAGAAGCAGCTATCGTTCGCATTATGAAAGACCGGAAGCGCATGCCCGTATGTAACAATAGTGTGCTCGCTCTACTTAATCCTTTACACTTCCAatactacatacatatattaaaataaCTACATTTTTCTCTTCTATCCAGCACAATATACTTGTAACAGAAGTAACGGAGCAACTAAGAGGGCGATTCCTACCTTCGCCAGTAATtattaaaaaacgtatagaaggtttaattgAACGTGAATATTTGGCACGCACGCCAGAAGATAGGTATGTCAGGACAGTACCATGAAAACGGAAagcatttttaattaaaatttacgaGTTACCTAATGCCATCAATTTTCGATTACAGAAAGGTGTATACGTACGTTGCTTAATGCTCGAATTCAAATGTTGGATCTGTACAAACATGTaagtaatttgtaataatacATATTCCTTTCAACGTATTATCAATATCTTATTATATAATGCCGATTAATTTGTATTGTTGCATCAGCAGTTTACATTAATTAGATGAAATCGTTATTGCTTTTATTATTGTTTCACGAATATAATTAAGATTATCGCGATCAAGGCATTCTACATCAAAAGAACCATGCAATTCGGAATAATTGTCAATATTACATTCCATTTTTGCTCGGTAGGATTTTGTTTGTACCATAAATTTCTATCTTACATTTTAGGTTTTGGTAAGATATCAGGACATTTTGCTCAAAAAATAAAATGTGACGTATAGTCAACGTTCATTGTGTATGCGTACGAAAATTTATTGAAAGAATTCCGTTTGTTTTAAAACCTAAAATTTAATATAGAAATCCGCGTGAAAGAAGAAAATTCAAAATGACACAGGAACGCAATTCGTGTTATCGATTGATGTGGATTGCCTCGACATTTCAAGAAAATGGTTAGTCATGTTTCATAATTGAACAGTTTGGTGGAAAAGGTTGACGTGTATTCGGGAGCTCTAGACTTTATACTCCTAAGCTCGTAAGAGAGACTTACGAATACGTTTTGTAACATTGATAACACCTTATCCCCAATTCCATTTCATTGTATTGTCGATCATAAGCGGTTGAATTGAAATAAGACTTGCGGACACACCAGCTATATTGAAATACatattgtaatttaaattcaatagcgtttaattaattgaaactaaacgtttCTTAATCATACGATTGCTAGACGTGATTTACACATCAGTCTTGTTACGATTAAGGAATTTTTCTACACTTGTAAAACTGTGATTGTCTATTGTCGTATACAAACTACTCTAGAGATATACCATGAACTTCGTTAAAATATTGGTATTACATCATGATTTTATTTATATCTGTGGTTATCCATAATGTGTGTACATATGCAGTGTGAATGTATATCTAAAAATATATTTGCCTCATTTTCAGTGTTCGATTACTTTATTTGAGAAATACGCTCTCTGCTATGTTctctttttttcaaatttttattgTTTCCATCTTTGTGTAAAAAAACAGACATAACAGAATTCTGTTTCTATCAATAATTTGattataaacattaaaataaataaaagtactAATCAGAACAAACTGTTGGTGCATTTTTCGCAACTTCCACCTCTTCCACCTAGCTCATCAATTATTTCGCTGATATCAACATTCAAAAATTCTTCGTTATATCGcagaatatttattatagtatGCCAAAAGTGGAATCTACAAATCTGTAAAAGATGCGGAATGTTATTGGTGAATTAAagagaaatgaaagaaaaattacAATAAAGGTGAAGAACTTAATAAAGGAATGAAAAATATGTTGTAATTGAAAGCTGTATTAATTATACGATTCGAATGTCGAACAACGGAGATTACGTGAAAGAcatcatatttttattttcatttatatttttatttatcaatatagagttttaatatttaaatgaaaAGGTTTTACCCTTTCTTATGCAAactgaataaaaaataaaattctctAAAAGCAGTTCTTAGTTGAGCACATTTTATATACAGAATAACGTGTCAATTCTGTCTAGCCCTTTCCTATATATTATTTCGAAATGTTTTTGTATAAGATATTTTACTTCTAATATGCATATAAGCGTAtttaaataatgatatagtAAGGTAAGTACTTTGGTTGTTGGTCTACAATAAAAATAGGGAAAATACTATTAAGAATTGTTATTATTTGAGATAatttgtttactataaattacacatgtataattatgcacatatgtatacatctatatatattttatttgaattaatgTTTTACACTAACAAAGAGAAATTAGTCATCAACACACCTAAATAGATTTCTGGTCACCAGAATGTTAACATCAAAATACGTTTACAGTGTAGCATGATTTTCCATACTCACACAAATTTATGTACATTTACGATAATCGTTTCATGCTAATAGGTTCCATTGACATTAGCTCAATGTTATCTGTAAAGCAGATAGTTAAAAATTACTATTAACTATTAACGATTAACGTAACAATTATCGATATACATATAGTATAGAATACTATACAGTTAGCTTATTCTAATTTACTTACTACTAATTCAACAATTTTTGTACCTTATGTCATTTATCATGTAACAATTAAGTCTATGTTGGCTTGAATTAAATTAACTGATGAGTGGCAGGCATCATGGTGAGTAGGACCAGTCATTCACGATTATTCGTTGGAAGAAGGTGACTCTCGTCTTTTTTCTGCATGCTTTTTTGTAAATTCTTCT
The window above is part of the Megalopta genalis isolate 19385.01 chromosome 2, iyMegGena1_principal, whole genome shotgun sequence genome. Proteins encoded here:
- the Cul3 gene encoding cullin 3 isoform X1; this translates as MMKGSGMLKKESKMRIRAFPTTMDEKYVESIWALLKNAIQEIQKKNNSGLSFEELYRNAYTMVLHKYGERLYTGLKEVVTYHLENKVREDVLRSLHNNFLQTLSQAWNDHQTSMVMIRDILMYMDRVYVQQNDVDNVYNLGLIIFRDQVVRYGCVRDHLRETLLDMVGRERRGEVVDRIAIKNACQMLMLLGINSRQVYEEDFERPFLQQSAEFYKMESQKFLAENSASVYIKKVEARICEESERAKHYLDESTEPRIVEVVEEELIKIHMKTIVEMENSGVVHMLKNQKTEDLGCMYKLFSRVSAGLRTVCDCVSQFLKEQGRAMVQEEHESTTNAVLYIQNLLDLKDRFDHFLHYSFNNDKNYKQMIASDFEYFLNLNTKSPEYLSLFIDDKLKKGVKGMTEQEIEGILDKTMVLFRFLQEKDVFERYYKQHLAKRLLLNKSVSDDSEKNMISKLKTECGCQFTSKLEGMFKDITVSNTIMDEFKDHVLTSNAKLHGVDISVRVLTTGFWPTQSATPKCNMPSAPRDAFDAFRRFYLAKHSGRQLTLQPQLGSADLNAMFHGPRREESSCAGLDTPSSSSLIGNGSGSANGSLLSQYSINFANTRKHIIQVSTYQMCVLMLFNKRERLTYEEIQGETDIPERDLVRALQSLAMGKATQRVLLKHPRTKEIEPTHCFCVNDSFTSKLHRVKIQTVAAKGESEPERRETRNKVDEDRKHEIEAAIVRIMKDRKRMPHNILVTEVTEQLRGRFLPSPVIIKKRIEGLIEREYLARTPEDRKVYTYVA
- the Cul3 gene encoding cullin 3 isoform X2 produces the protein MDEKYVESIWALLKNAIQEIQKKNNSGLSFEELYRNAYTMVLHKYGERLYTGLKEVVTYHLENKVREDVLRSLHNNFLQTLSQAWNDHQTSMVMIRDILMYMDRVYVQQNDVDNVYNLGLIIFRDQVVRYGCVRDHLRETLLDMVGRERRGEVVDRIAIKNACQMLMLLGINSRQVYEEDFERPFLQQSAEFYKMESQKFLAENSASVYIKKVEARICEESERAKHYLDESTEPRIVEVVEEELIKIHMKTIVEMENSGVVHMLKNQKTEDLGCMYKLFSRVSAGLRTVCDCVSQFLKEQGRAMVQEEHESTTNAVLYIQNLLDLKDRFDHFLHYSFNNDKNYKQMIASDFEYFLNLNTKSPEYLSLFIDDKLKKGVKGMTEQEIEGILDKTMVLFRFLQEKDVFERYYKQHLAKRLLLNKSVSDDSEKNMISKLKTECGCQFTSKLEGMFKDITVSNTIMDEFKDHVLTSNAKLHGVDISVRVLTTGFWPTQSATPKCNMPSAPRDAFDAFRRFYLAKHSGRQLTLQPQLGSADLNAMFHGPRREESSCAGLDTPSSSSLIGNGSGSANGSLLSQYSINFANTRKHIIQVSTYQMCVLMLFNKRERLTYEEIQGETDIPERDLVRALQSLAMGKATQRVLLKHPRTKEIEPTHCFCVNDSFTSKLHRVKIQTVAAKGESEPERRETRNKVDEDRKHEIEAAIVRIMKDRKRMPHNILVTEVTEQLRGRFLPSPVIIKKRIEGLIEREYLARTPEDRKVYTYVA